The genomic window TTGATCACCGTCTTTTTTGAAGAAAAGTTCACAATGGCACATCCCATCATTTTCGATTTCTTCTTTTAGGTAGATGCATGGACAGACTATTTTTTTATCCTCTTCCTCATCGCCTTTTATAATCCGACATGGACAGTACCTCTTACCGTATTCTTCTTTATTTTCAGCAAGTCCATCGATTACAGTGTCGACTATTTCCTTATCAGGATTCAGTCTGTATCCTTTTTTTTCGGCGTACCTTATACCCAATTCATATAGATGTTCTTTTAGTCTTTCATGCTCATTCATGTTTGCCTCCGGAATACTTCAAAAGTTCCATCAATCTTGTTAATAAATATCCATTCTCAATCCTATATTGCCGATCAGAGTCTTCACCATTTTATCAATTGAATTTGGTTTGAAGCTTTCTGATCAATAGTGACTTTTAAAGAAAATCTGTATGGATTAATAAATCAGATCAGAGAAAAGTCCCATATCAAAGATAACGATCAAATTATCTCTACCACCCTTTCCCAACTCCTTGTCTATTTTTTATTCTTATTCATATTTATCATTTTGTTTTTAACAAATACGAATCTAATAATGTTGATCCTTATTATACGATTTTATATATCCCCATTAAGTTGTGATCATGAATAAAAACATATCAGAACAGCAAACCCAAAGCTAGTGAGTTAAGATCAGTTAA from Methanococcoides methylutens includes these protein-coding regions:
- a CDS encoding ferredoxin-thioredoxin reductase catalytic domain-containing protein; its protein translation is MNEHERLKEHLYELGIRYAEKKGYRLNPDKEIVDTVIDGLAENKEEYGKRYCPCRIIKGDEEEDKKIVCPCIYLKEEIENDGMCHCELFFKKDGDQ